The sequence AAAAGGACTCAGATAGCGGACTATCCCTATAATTCGACAGTAGATAAATCCGACGAATCAAACTCATATTTTGACTTCTGACTTCTTGTAGTTTTCCTAGAGAAATCGGACTACTTGCATCAGGGCCATCTGATATGTAGAATCCCCTTTCTGGATTAGGAAAATTCTCGAAACTTTCAGAATATGAAGTATTTACTGTGGAAGCATTTAGAGGCATTATACGGCACCCATAGCTCAAACCAGTAATCACGATTAAAGATAAACTACTGACACACTTTTTGAGACTCTTTTTCATACCTTTGGTATCCCTAAACACATCCTGTGAATATAGAATTTATAAACACATAATTACCACAGAATGAGTCTATTTTTCTTCCTCCAAAAGATTTACGCGTTTTTAGGTTCAATTTTGATCTTATTCCCTTCTGTCGCTTCTTTCTCAGCAGAATTACTATTTCTCAAGCTCTCTTTGTGCCCTAAATTATCCAAATACTTAGGCTTGTACCCAGGCACCAATTGCTCTAATAAAAACTTAATAGAATTTGTATCGTTTTTACCAGCAGCTTGACAAAGTGCATCTACGGAAACATTCAGACTTTTTGGTATAATTCGGCTTGAATTCTTCACCATAAACAGCTTTTCATGTTCTGTCGGGTCGTATTCTTCTCCTTCTATAAACAGCTCTTCAAATAATTTCTCTCCCGGTCGCAAGCCTGTAAAAACAATGTCTATATCTTTATTCACCCTATAACCAGAAAGTCTAATTAATTCTGATGCTAAATCGACAATTTTTACAGGCTCGCCCATGTTCAGCATCAGTACTTCGCCACCTCTACCCAAAACTGCTGCCTGTAACACTAACTGTACTGCTTCGGGAATCGTCATGAAGTAACGACAGATGTCCGGATGAGTTACAGTTATCGGACCACCTGCGGCAATTTGCTTTTTAAATGTAGGAACAACGCTACCGCGACTACCTAAAACATTACCAAAACGCACGGCTACATAAGATTTACCGCTTTGCTTCGCGGCTTGCAGAACCACCATTTCTGCAACTCTCTTACTGGCTCCCATAATATTGGTGGGATTTACCGCTTTATCGGTGGAAATCATGACGAAATGGTTAACGTTGCATCGTAATGCTTCCTCAACTAAATTTTTAGTCCCAATTACATTGTTAGTGATGGCTTCTGGTGAATTCAATTCCATCAAGGGCACGTGTTTGTGGGCTGCTGCATGGAAAACAACGTCCGGTTGGAATTTGTCAAAGGCGTTCCTAAGTCTATCTTTGAAGCGAATATCGGCTATAAATCCTAAAATTCTTGGTGCGTACCCCGAAGCTTTACTATCTTCTTGTAAAAGTTTTACAAGCTGATTCAATTCTTGCTGAATCGTAAAAACGGAATTTTCTCCATGTCCCACCAACATTATTTCCTTGGGACGACAAGAGCAAATCTGACGGCAAAGTTCGCTACCAATAGAGCCACCCGCGCCAGTAATTAAAACTCTTTTTCCATTGATAAATTCAGCTACTTTTTCAATTTCGGTTTGTACGGGTTCGCGTCTGAGCAAGTCCTCGATTCTCACGTCGCGAATGCTATTCAAGCTAACTTTACCGTTGAGTATTTCGTTTATTCCCGGTAAGGTACAGGCTTGTATTCCGGCGGACTTACAAATATCAACGATTTCTCGAATCACTTCTCCCGCCACTGAAGGCATGGCAATAATTACTTTATCTACCCTCAAAGGCTCTAGAACTTCGGGAATTGAATGGCGATCGCCAACTACATGAATTCCCCGAATGCGTGCGTTGAATTTGGTTACATCGTCGTCAATGAAGGCTACAGGACGGAAACCTAAGTCACTACTGGTTTGCATTTCCTGTACGAGACTTACTCCAGCACTTCCAGCACCAACTATCAGTACTCGTTCGTCTTGATTGTGGAATCTACGAGTAAAAGCTAGACGCGAATGTCTGGTTCTCTCAACAACTCGAACGCTAAAACGTAATGCTCCAATAAAAATACAAGAAAGCAATCCATCGAGAAACGGTAGCGACCTTGGTAGTGTATCAACAGCCCAAGGTATGGTAAAGTTAATAACATCGAATAGTAAAGTTTGAATTACCATCGCAGCCACTATCAACATGGCTACATAGCTCAATTCTTCTACACCTGCATAACGCCAATAGCGCCGATAGAAACCAAAACTATAAAAAACACCGATTTTAACTGTCAAAAAAATTAAAGTTACTGTAATTAAGTCAGATACATATGGCTCAAGAGCTAAATCGCCATCTAAACGCAGTATCAAAGCTAAGAGCGGCGTAAAAGCAAAAACAATAACGTCAAAAATCAGTAAATGACGGTTTCTCAATTTCAACAAATTGTTAAACATAACTTTTGTCGATCTATCAAGCAGCCAATGAGAAACCATGAATAAACTATTCATCGCGATAAATACCTTCTGGGAAGTGTTCCAAAAACATAACCCTTGGGTCAAAATATCAGAGGCAATCAATAATATAATCTAATCAATATAAACTATTCACACACACCATAAGTTCCCCCATCAACATAGCTGTTTTTCGCTGATTGCGATATATCTAAAACTTCACCCTCGTTGCTTCTGCTTTGAAAGAAAAAGATTTTCAAAGGGACGCAGCAAAGTCAATCTTCTATATATCTAATTGAAAATAGCTATAGCCATCGACAGAGAAATACTATAATTGGAACGGTAATAGTCTATTAAATCTATTAATTGATTTTATCAATCAACTGATAACTTACCCAACAAGCATATTAGGTTTTAACAAAAGTTTACTAGCTCAACCATCTAGTTAAGCTCAAAAATTAAATTTGTTAGATAATTTATTCTCCCCCCTAAAAATATTAATCACTCAAAAGCAAGCACTTTCACGCAACAACACGAAAGCACACTTTAAAGACGAATCATCAATAAAATGTTTCGAGTAGTTCTTTTGTTATATGTTTTTCCCTGCATCAAAGTTAAAAATTCCTTAACTTGCATTACTATTGCTTTTCTCCAAGAGCAATAATTCACTGTTGTCAAACTCACCCTTTCTGCACCACCATTGACTCTAGTTTGAATTCCCACGTCATGTTTAGCATCAGGTGATTTTACATCAGAAGCCGTTTTATATAAAACTGGTATTTTCAAACAACAAGGATGCAACCCTTCTTTTTTGCCCAACTTATATCACTGTTTGTTCCAGAACAGGGATATAAAGTTGCTCTTGATAAAAGCTTTTGCATTTAAAGCTTTGTCAGCCCCCGGTTTTCGTGCTGACATTAAGCACCAAAAAATTGTTCTATAAAATCAAGTAATTTGACAATCGCGTGTGAACTTGCGATCGTCGATAACATATCTAAAACAAGACAATTCCGAAAAATAGACAAAATAACTAAGTAAGAAACAATAATCTAAAAATTAATTCTTGCTGTAACTGATTTATCTATTTTTATGTCTCAATATAATATCTAACAGTTTTTCGTAACATAGTCATGCCAATTTGGCATTAATTTGATGCTTTCGTAAATCAATAGACAATTTTTTATCAAGATGAAGATATTGATAAATTATCAGTTGATTGAAGATGAAACTCTGCGCCCTTCTCAACAAGTACAAATAAACCCGGTTTTTAGAGTAGTAGGATCGGCAATTAACCGGGCTTGCTATACTGCTGCAAGTATTGTCAAACTTATACTTTAGCTTGCAAAGACTTGAGCCATTCAGTATTCACGCCAGACTCACGAGTTAATGCAATTCTGCCGGTACGGGCAATTTCTCGCAAACCAAATTTTTGCAGTACCTGTACGATTGCGACTATTTTGCCTGGATCTCCCACAACTTCCACAGTTAAGGAATCTTCTGCGACATCCACTACCCTGGCTCGGAAAATTTGGGCTAGTTCCACAATTTCCGAACGATTGCTACTAGTAGCGTTAACCTTAATCAACATTAACTCTCGTTCTACACAAGGAATTTCGGTAATATCCTGAACCTTAAGAACATTGATTAACTTATACAATTGTTTTGTAAGTTGTTCTATAATGCGGTCATCACCGGGTACAACCATAGTAATTCGGGAGATTCCCGGTTGTTCTGCCGGTCCTACAGCCAGACTTTCGATATTAAAACCGCGACGTGCAAATAAACTAGAAATTCGCGAGAGAACTCCCGCTTCATCTTCTACAAGTACTGAAAGGGTATGTTTCATCAGTGAGCAGTTAACAGTAAGCAGTGAGAGTTAAGAATTATCAGTAATCAATAAATAGTTGTTTCGTTAGATTATAGGTTTGAGGGGACAGGTGTCAAAGGTTTAATAATTCTTAATATCAAGTCCTGCTAATTACTTGCGATCTAACCCATAGAGCAATCGTAAGTGTTTAACCGGACACGATTAAAACCTTAACTTCCTCTGGTGTAGCTTGAAGCTAATTGCTCTAATAATTGTTCTTCATTTTCAGCAGGTGCCAGACATTTTAAACCTTGGCAAACTAAACCTATACTATTGCGTGGTAAATCGGATTGTTCTACGAACATTGCCACAGGTAAAAACTTGTCCACAAGCGAACTGACTCGCTCTTTTTGGGTGCGAATTAAGGTACAGTTTCGATACCAATCCAGGGCAACGAATAAACTGGGGCAAGCTTGAGTGGCATCATTCATAACGCCGCGAAATGCTGTTAATGCTTGTTCAGCTAAATTTAGATATTGAAGATTATCTGTAACTAAAGTTAATCGTACTAAATTACATAAAGCGATCCCATTCGCTGAAGGTGTAGCACTATCTATATAATTGCGTTCTCGTACAATCAGTTCCTTACTGGCATCGCTTGCAGTATTAAAATAACCATGCAGTTCGACACTCCATAAATAATCGTTGAATTCTTCTTGCAGGGAAACTGCTTTTTCTAACCAAAAAGCAGGTTTACCCGTATCGGCTTTGAAACAAGCCTGATGTAAATCTAGCAAAGCTTTAATAAATAAAGCATAGTCTTCTGATTGAGCCAGTACCCCCGGTTTACCTTCGTAATTGAGTCGGTAAAATCTGCCATCAACAAATTGATTTTCTAAAACAAATTTGGCTGCTTGGGTTGCCATTTCCAGATATTCCAGTTGGGAGAATACTGCATAAGCTCTTGCTAAACCGGAAATCATAATCGCATTCCAAGCAACAATCATTTTAGTATCGGTTACTGGGGGAATGCGACCTTGCCAGTTATGAGATTTTGCTTGAGCATTGTTACGAGCCGGAGCAAATGTTTTGATGGTGCTGCTGTCATCGCCGTAACGAGCTGTAAATAATTTTTCTAAAGTTGCTTCAAGAGTATTGCTCAATCTATCTGAGTTACGCTTTTGCAAAACGTTTTGATTTTCAAAGTTACCGTTGGGTGTAACTGTAAAGTTTTGTTGTAATTCGGTTAATTCTGCCCGAGTCAGCAATTGCTCTAAGTCGCTAAAGCCCCAAACATAAAAAGCACCTTCCTCCGGTTCAACATCTTCTTGGGTAATGAAACTATCAGCATCCTGAGCAGCATAGAAATAACCGTTGGGTGCTGTCATTTCTCGTTGCAGCCATTTTACGGTTTTCGCGATCGCGGTTTCAAAAGCAGGTTCTTTAACTCCGGCACTCCACAAGTTAGCCAGATATTCGACTATTTGACCGTTATCGTAAAGCATTTTCTCGAAATGCGGTACAGTCCAAGTAGGATCGACTGTATAGCGGTGAAACCCACCGGCAACATGGTCAAAAATTCCCCCAAGGGCTAAATCTAAGCCACGTTGAGTACAAATTTGTTTGCAGTCGTACCTAGAAGTAAAATTAAATCTGCTTCCTTGTAATGCCATCTGTGCATAGGGGATCGTAGGAAAACTATTGCCTTGCTCATTAGGAGCAATAATTCCAGTAAAAATTTCCCAACCTTTTTGCAATAGTTGATTGTCTTGTGTTTCTGCTGTAGCTTCAGTTTGCAGTACCGCAGATGTCAGCAGCGATTCCAAAATAACCGCTTTACGTTTTTGTAAATCTTGTTTTTCGGTATCGTAATAATGACGAATTGCCTTTAGCACCTGCAAAAAACCG comes from Rivularia sp. PCC 7116 and encodes:
- a CDS encoding nucleoside-diphosphate sugar epimerase/dehydratase; its protein translation is MNSLFMVSHWLLDRSTKVMFNNLLKLRNRHLLIFDVIVFAFTPLLALILRLDGDLALEPYVSDLITVTLIFLTVKIGVFYSFGFYRRYWRYAGVEELSYVAMLIVAAMVIQTLLFDVINFTIPWAVDTLPRSLPFLDGLLSCIFIGALRFSVRVVERTRHSRLAFTRRFHNQDERVLIVGAGSAGVSLVQEMQTSSDLGFRPVAFIDDDVTKFNARIRGIHVVGDRHSIPEVLEPLRVDKVIIAMPSVAGEVIREIVDICKSAGIQACTLPGINEILNGKVSLNSIRDVRIEDLLRREPVQTEIEKVAEFINGKRVLITGAGGSIGSELCRQICSCRPKEIMLVGHGENSVFTIQQELNQLVKLLQEDSKASGYAPRILGFIADIRFKDRLRNAFDKFQPDVVFHAAAHKHVPLMELNSPEAITNNVIGTKNLVEEALRCNVNHFVMISTDKAVNPTNIMGASKRVAEMVVLQAAKQSGKSYVAVRFGNVLGSRGSVVPTFKKQIAAGGPITVTHPDICRYFMTIPEAVQLVLQAAVLGRGGEVLMLNMGEPVKIVDLASELIRLSGYRVNKDIDIVFTGLRPGEKLFEELFIEGEEYDPTEHEKLFMVKNSSRIIPKSLNVSVDALCQAAGKNDTNSIKFLLEQLVPGYKPKYLDNLGHKESLRNSNSAEKEATEGNKIKIEPKNA
- the ilvN gene encoding acetolactate synthase small subunit — its product is MKHTLSVLVEDEAGVLSRISSLFARRGFNIESLAVGPAEQPGISRITMVVPGDDRIIEQLTKQLYKLINVLKVQDITEIPCVERELMLIKVNATSSNRSEIVELAQIFRARVVDVAEDSLTVEVVGDPGKIVAIVQVLQKFGLREIARTGRIALTRESGVNTEWLKSLQAKV
- a CDS encoding thioredoxin domain-containing protein gives rise to the protein MTNRLASAQSLYLRKHAENPIDWWSWCDEALSTAVEQNKPIFLSIGYSSCHWCTVMEGEAFSDLEVAEYMNANFIPIKVDREERPDIDSIYMQALQMMSGQGGWPLNAFLSPDDLVPFYAGTYFPPEERYNRPGFLQVLKAIRHYYDTEKQDLQKRKAVILESLLTSAVLQTEATAETQDNQLLQKGWEIFTGIIAPNEQGNSFPTIPYAQMALQGSRFNFTSRYDCKQICTQRGLDLALGGIFDHVAGGFHRYTVDPTWTVPHFEKMLYDNGQIVEYLANLWSAGVKEPAFETAIAKTVKWLQREMTAPNGYFYAAQDADSFITQEDVEPEEGAFYVWGFSDLEQLLTRAELTELQQNFTVTPNGNFENQNVLQKRNSDRLSNTLEATLEKLFTARYGDDSSTIKTFAPARNNAQAKSHNWQGRIPPVTDTKMIVAWNAIMISGLARAYAVFSQLEYLEMATQAAKFVLENQFVDGRFYRLNYEGKPGVLAQSEDYALFIKALLDLHQACFKADTGKPAFWLEKAVSLQEEFNDYLWSVELHGYFNTASDASKELIVRERNYIDSATPSANGIALCNLVRLTLVTDNLQYLNLAEQALTAFRGVMNDATQACPSLFVALDWYRNCTLIRTQKERVSSLVDKFLPVAMFVEQSDLPRNSIGLVCQGLKCLAPAENEEQLLEQLASSYTRGS